The Mustela nigripes isolate SB6536 chromosome 4, MUSNIG.SB6536, whole genome shotgun sequence genome includes a window with the following:
- the POM121L12 gene encoding POM121-like protein 12, translating to MGSYLSTPKPASQPLTQGRPNPWSRPSQAEDGGPRIRFRPLPQMPPNWDPSQPQRVVTEAWRRFPAKPPPETILGPDLSSAWESYMKRWLWSARHPRRIWSPVTVRIAPPEHRGNPWVSRAQAPRACPAGHPPAEERPDPCAKETVLRALSQCQKGNRKFDGPLWFEIPGSMSRRQKSEPRPSAFKPLIRNGVVPSFVPRPGPLSRSLHSWSDNVCREVAELQPDGQPSLSAAHPTAGAVSAQGPDPQLQSWEKMQCSWGLSPSSSA from the coding sequence ATGGGCAGCTACCTGAGCACACCCAAGCCCGCGTCACAACCCCTCACTCAAGGGCGCCCGAACCCGTGGTCCAGGCCTTCCCAGGCCGAGGACGGTGGGCCCCGCATCCGCTTCAGACCCCTCCCACAGATGCCGCCCAACTgggacccctcccagcctcagagGGTGGTCACTGAGGCATGGAGACGCTTTCCTGCCAAGCCGCCCCCTGAGACCATCCTCGGACCAGATCTCTCCAGTGCCTGGGAAAGTTACATGAAGCGGTGGCTTTGGAGTGCCCGTCACCCAAGACGGATCTGGAGCCCTGTGACGGTCAGGATCGCGCCCCCTGAACACAGAGGGAACCCCTGGGTGTCCCGGGCACAGGCTCCCAGAGCCTGCCCTGCAGGGCATCCACCCGCAGAAGAGCGCCCAGACCCCTGTGCCAAGGAGACCGTGCTGAGGGCTCTTAGCCAGTGCCAGAAGGGGAACAGGAAGTTTGATGGGCCCCTCTGGTTTGAGATCCcagggagcatgagcaggaggcagaagtCGGAGCCCAGGCCATCTGCCTTCAAGCCCCTGATCAGAAATGGTGTGGTCCCTTCCTTCGTGCCAAGGCCAGGTCCTCTGAGCAGAAGCCTTCACTCCTGGAGCGACAACGTCTGCAGGGAAGTTGCTGAACTCCAGCCTGATGGCCAGCCTTCACTGTCTGCGGCCCACCCCACTGCAGGGGCGGTGTCCGCCCAGGGCCCAGATCCTCAGCTGCAGAGCTGGGAGAAGATGCAATGCTCCTGGGGCCTCTCACCCTCCTCCAGTGCATAA